The following nucleotide sequence is from Deltaproteobacteria bacterium.
TCCGTCATGCGGGAGCCGTAGGCCGGTGGTCGCGCCGAGTCAACGGGTCATTGGCGAGCCGCGGATCGCAGCCCTCGCGCGACGGCGTCAGACGGCCGACGGCGGCACGGTAGCGGGCACGCCCCGCGTCTGGCGACGCGCAGAGAGGATGCCCGGGAAGAGGAACACGAGTGCGCCGATGGCCGCTCCGATGAGCTGGCCCCGCAGGAGCCGCGACGAGGTGTAGCGGATGAGCTCGGGGATGTTGCAGAGCGTCTCGACCTGCTTGCCGGGCGAGATGGCTCCGGGCTCGTTGTACCACCCGAGCACGGGCGGCACGATGAAGGACGCCGCCACGGCACCCACGATCGCGCCCACCATCATGAAGACCAGGACTCTCCTCACGGCGCTCATGGGTCGACGATCACCACACGCGCCTGATGCCGTACCGGCCGAAGACGCGGTCCCTTGAGACGATCGCGAGGCGACGCCGGAGGGCCTGAGCGGCGAGCAGGCGGTCGAAAGGGTCGCGGTGGTGAAAGCGGAGCGTGGCAACCCGGGCGACATCCGCGAACTCGATGTCGAGGAGGCGGAAGCCGTTGGCGGCCAGCTGTTCGGGCACGAAACGCTCGATCGGGGCATCGAGCCGGAGCTTGCGCAGGCTCAGCTTGATGGCCATCTCCCAACAGCTCGCCACACTGAACAGGCACTCGTTGGCGGGCGTCCCGATCGCCCGGCGCGCGCCGGAGGAAAGCGTCGGCGCACCCTCGACCCACCAGAGGAAGGCGTGGGTGTCGAGGAGAAGAAGCATCAGGTGTACTTCCGGAAGTCACGCGGCGTGTCGTCGAAGTCGGGCGCGATCCAGACGCGACCCCTGGCCGAGCCGGGCCTGCGCCTCCGCGGGGGCGGCTCGACGCGGACCAGGCGCACGACCGGCCTGTTGTCCCTGGCGATGACGATCTCGACTCCCGACATCGCTTTGCGCACCAGCTCGGAGAATCGCGCCTTGGCGTCGGCCACATTGACCTGGACCGTACCCTGTCGAACGGGCATGTTGGTCACCTTATCTGACCAACGGCGGACGGCGCAATGCGACGCCCCATCGTCGTGCACCGCCACGGGGCCCGTCGGCGCGAAGCGCGCACCCCCTGCCAGGACGTTGTTTACACCCACACCATCCAGAGGTAGGTAGAGCGCACTCTCGATGAGCGCCGGCTACGAACGTCTCTCGGCCCAGGACAGCTCCTTCCTGGTCTTCGAGGACCAGAACACGCACATGCACCTCGGAGGGATCGCGATCTTCGACGCGGGTCCGCTCGCCACCCCCGACGGCGGCGTCAACATCGAGCGAATCCGCCGCCACGTCGCGTCCCGCCTGCACTGGATCCCGCGCTACCGGCAGCGGATCGCGTACATTCCGCTCGAGCGGCATCCGGTGTGGGTCGACGACGACCACTTCAACCTGAGCTACCACGTCCGGCACACGAGCCTGCCCCGCCCCGGCGACGAGGAGCAGCTGAAGCGCCTGGCGGGTCGCGTGATGTCACAGCGCCTCGACCGCCGCCGTCCGCTGTGGGAGATCTGGATCG
It contains:
- a CDS encoding type II toxin-antitoxin system prevent-host-death family antitoxin; the protein is MPVRQGTVQVNVADAKARFSELVRKAMSGVEIVIARDNRPVVRLVRVEPPPRRRRPGSARGRVWIAPDFDDTPRDFRKYT
- a CDS encoding type II toxin-antitoxin system VapC family toxin, producing the protein MLLLLDTHAFLWWVEGAPTLSSGARRAIGTPANECLFSVASCWEMAIKLSLRKLRLDAPIERFVPEQLAANGFRLLDIEFADVARVATLRFHHRDPFDRLLAAQALRRRLAIVSRDRVFGRYGIRRVW